One window of the Bacillus sp. 2205SS5-2 genome contains the following:
- a CDS encoding CHRD domain-containing protein: MEEFFFAKLRGRNEVPPVDSDAFGIAKFVSNKDCTRIKFILKVEDIKNFVQAHIHFGNRDENGPVLVFLFGADLATLEEQNGISTRKGVVMGTITDKDIVENPVGVKDVADLLKLMRKEKTYVNVHTEQNPSGEIRGQIIPVKHRKY, encoded by the coding sequence ATGGAAGAGTTCTTTTTCGCGAAGCTTAGGGGCAGAAATGAAGTACCGCCAGTTGACTCCGATGCATTTGGCATTGCAAAATTCGTGTCGAATAAAGACTGTACCAGGATAAAATTCATCCTTAAGGTAGAAGATATTAAAAATTTTGTACAAGCTCATATTCACTTTGGCAATCGAGATGAAAACGGACCCGTCTTGGTATTTTTATTCGGAGCCGATCTCGCCACCCTTGAAGAACAAAACGGAATTTCCACTCGGAAAGGAGTGGTGATGGGGACCATTACCGATAAGGATATTGTTGAAAATCCGGTGGGGGTAAAAGATGTAGCAGACTTGCTTAAATTAATGAGAAAAGAAAAAACATATGTCAATGTTCATACTGAACAAAATCCCTCAGGAGAAATCCGCGGTCAAATCATACCCGTTAAACATCGAAAATACTAG
- a CDS encoding MFS transporter, whose amino-acid sequence MNKGLTKAENSWVFYDWANSAYSIIISTAVFPLFFKAASTNAGVSGEDSTAYLGYTIAIATFILAMLGPILGTIADYEGLKKKFFTFFFALGISATALLAFVPTEQWLLLLICYTFAAVGSSGANVFYDAYLVDVTSENRMNKVSARGFGMGYIGSTIPFIISIAIIILAQNEIIPITTTLASKISFLITALWWGLFTIPLFKNVHQKYFIQREPNPVVNSFKRLGKTFIEIRKYRALFLFLLAYFFYIDGVGTIITMSTAYGSDLGISATNLLIILFFTQVVAAPFAFLYGKLSEKFTGKKMLYVGIIVYIIVCIYAFFMKTTFDFWVLAMLVASSQGGIQALSRSYFAKLVPKENANEFFGFYNIFGKFASIMGPLLVSVTAQITGNSSYGVFSLVILFIIGIIILSFVPEPKDAQNISAEPVRV is encoded by the coding sequence TTGAATAAGGGACTTACAAAGGCAGAGAATAGCTGGGTTTTTTATGACTGGGCCAATTCGGCTTATTCGATAATTATTTCTACAGCTGTATTTCCATTATTTTTTAAGGCTGCTTCAACAAATGCAGGTGTAAGTGGCGAGGACTCCACCGCTTATTTAGGCTACACGATTGCGATTGCTACCTTTATATTAGCGATGCTCGGACCCATTCTCGGGACCATTGCCGACTATGAAGGATTGAAGAAGAAATTCTTCACTTTCTTTTTCGCTCTAGGGATCAGCGCTACTGCATTGCTTGCTTTTGTACCAACCGAACAGTGGTTACTTTTATTAATTTGTTATACATTCGCTGCAGTTGGATCATCAGGGGCCAATGTCTTTTACGATGCTTATCTAGTGGATGTGACTTCAGAGAATCGCATGAATAAAGTGTCAGCACGTGGTTTTGGAATGGGCTATATTGGGAGTACGATTCCGTTTATTATAAGCATTGCCATCATTATTTTAGCCCAAAATGAGATCATTCCCATCACAACAACCTTAGCTAGTAAAATTTCCTTCTTAATCACCGCATTATGGTGGGGATTATTTACGATTCCGTTATTTAAAAATGTTCACCAAAAGTATTTTATTCAGCGTGAACCTAATCCTGTCGTTAATAGCTTTAAGCGGTTAGGGAAGACATTTATCGAAATCCGAAAATACCGAGCTTTATTCTTATTTCTTCTGGCCTATTTCTTTTATATTGATGGCGTCGGCACCATTATCACCATGTCGACAGCCTACGGGTCAGATCTCGGTATAAGTGCTACAAATCTATTAATTATTTTATTTTTCACTCAGGTCGTTGCCGCACCCTTTGCCTTTCTTTACGGAAAGCTATCCGAGAAATTCACCGGAAAAAAGATGCTCTATGTCGGGATTATTGTGTATATCATTGTGTGCATTTATGCTTTTTTCATGAAAACCACTTTCGATTTTTGGGTTTTAGCTATGCTCGTCGCCTCCTCACAAGGAGGAATTCAAGCATTGAGTCGCTCGTATTTTGCCAAGCTTGTTCCAAAGGAAAATGCCAATGAGTTTTTTGGATTTTATAATATTTTTGGTAAGTTCGCTTCTATTATGGGTCCACTTCTAGTGAGTGTAACCGCCCAGATTACCGGAAACTCAAGCTATGGTGTCTTCAGTCTCGTGATTCTTTTTATTATAGGAATTATTATTCTTTCATTTGTACCTGAACCAAAAGATGCCCAGAATATATCAGCAGAACCTGTTCGTGTTTAG
- a CDS encoding DUF6944 family repetitive protein, giving the protein MEVYGDLLLVTGGWIQTFGTVVSASGETLIAKEEGESIEKLALKLVLLGNGMEAFGNSLQAIGLQKGRDVSQGKSLGILGSWLQAAGNSTNVVAAGLQINDLEEDGLKLDILGDSIQSIGAAFEAVSASMSDSEFAQIQAYGNTLLSLGAAIEGIGETFVLRKQKKIGEQIQALGSYAEAAGATLSAIALTKEFENKHHRSPQRNKNNNHPFSFGSIKDLY; this is encoded by the coding sequence ATGGAGGTGTATGGTGATTTACTGTTAGTCACGGGTGGGTGGATACAAACATTTGGGACTGTCGTATCGGCAAGTGGTGAAACCCTTATTGCAAAAGAAGAGGGGGAATCAATCGAGAAATTAGCCCTCAAACTTGTTCTACTCGGAAACGGAATGGAAGCTTTTGGAAACTCATTGCAAGCGATTGGTCTACAGAAAGGACGGGATGTTAGTCAAGGAAAGTCTTTAGGTATTCTTGGATCATGGTTACAAGCTGCTGGAAATTCTACAAATGTTGTGGCTGCAGGTCTTCAAATTAACGACTTGGAAGAAGATGGATTGAAATTAGATATTTTAGGCGACTCTATCCAATCTATTGGGGCTGCATTTGAAGCTGTTTCTGCCAGTATGAGCGATTCAGAATTTGCACAAATTCAAGCATATGGAAATACATTATTATCATTGGGAGCGGCTATCGAGGGAATCGGTGAGACCTTTGTTTTACGAAAACAGAAGAAAATCGGGGAACAAATTCAAGCTTTGGGAAGCTACGCTGAAGCTGCAGGGGCAACTCTTTCAGCTATAGCTCTGACGAAGGAGTTTGAAAATAAGCATCATCGAAGTCCACAGCGAAATAAAAATAACAATCATCCTTTTTCTTTTGGTTCTATTAAGGATTTATATTAA
- a CDS encoding Gfo/Idh/MocA family protein: MKVNWGILSTANIARKAIIPALIDAENCEVRAIASSNAKVDEIAKEFDIPTVYKSYEELIDDNSIEVVYIPLPNALHKEGVLKAAARGKHILVEKPAALTSEDVEEMKRACEENDVLLMEAFMYQFQPQHQRVKEIIATGEIGEVRHLNSAFTFSLNFEENRQNIRLNPELGGGSIWDVGCYCIHSTRMILEEEPTSVYVSGDIHPEFGIDTKATGILNFSNGVTATFYSSFEESMRNTYEVRGTKGSIFLPNAYRSDKVGEGEGEILITNESGETRTEMVKGQQYVMQVQHFSDCVLTGETPSYTITQTTQNIKTIEACYRSLREGQCTGV; the protein is encoded by the coding sequence ATGAAGGTGAATTGGGGAATTTTGAGCACAGCAAATATTGCGAGAAAAGCAATCATCCCAGCACTAATAGACGCAGAGAATTGTGAGGTAAGAGCCATCGCTAGCTCAAACGCAAAAGTAGACGAAATTGCGAAGGAGTTCGACATTCCTACCGTTTATAAAAGTTATGAAGAATTAATCGATGATAATAGTATTGAAGTTGTCTATATCCCGCTTCCAAATGCCTTACATAAAGAAGGGGTTCTAAAAGCAGCTGCGAGGGGGAAACACATCCTAGTTGAAAAACCAGCTGCTTTAACAAGTGAAGATGTAGAGGAAATGAAGCGAGCTTGCGAAGAGAATGATGTCTTGCTCATGGAAGCCTTTATGTATCAGTTTCAGCCCCAGCATCAGCGTGTGAAAGAAATCATTGCAACAGGAGAGATAGGTGAAGTGAGGCACCTCAATTCAGCATTTACGTTTTCGTTGAATTTTGAAGAAAACCGTCAGAATATCCGCTTGAATCCTGAACTTGGTGGCGGCAGCATTTGGGATGTAGGATGTTATTGTATTCATTCAACTAGGATGATTTTAGAAGAGGAGCCAACGAGTGTATACGTGTCAGGTGATATACATCCTGAGTTTGGAATCGATACAAAGGCGACAGGCATCTTGAATTTTTCCAATGGAGTAACTGCAACCTTTTATTCTAGTTTTGAAGAAAGTATGAGAAACACCTATGAAGTTCGCGGCACAAAAGGGTCGATTTTCCTCCCGAATGCTTATCGTTCAGACAAGGTCGGGGAAGGAGAGGGTGAAATTCTAATCACAAATGAAAGTGGTGAAACGCGAACAGAAATGGTGAAAGGACAACAATATGTGATGCAGGTCCAACATTTCAGTGATTGTGTCCTCACAGGTGAAACGCCTTCTTATACAATTACTCAAACGACTCAAAATATTAAAACAATCGAGGCGTGTTATCGTTCATTGAGGGAAGGACAGTGTACGGGCGTTTGA
- a CDS encoding MFS transporter, producing the protein MTYEASAVVQSKQSKSSIFGNKNFLLLWIAALLSSFAISFFLFSQSWYVVKVLNLEASLGFIYIASSIPRLLFMVISGTVADRYSKTKIMFISDFSRSLLLGGLVIWFLLGSVNLWTFVIFAFFFGILDAFFWAAESAVLPSIIRKENLTRGNSIIQMTNQTSFILAPMLAGVIIAFGNFEIVFGTTAVMLFLASILISFMKVAKPEGVENTKEQAFWDTFKEGVQYVKNSRLLTLIILASVLMNLFMVGPMTMGLPLFVKNILQGDALQFSYLEAGMAVGMLIGSILVAVLNLQKKRGLLGISLIVVAGFFFILLSFSTSIWMSIVALAGFGACLAASNIPLISAIQSIIEEKVLGRVMGLLSLASMGLIPVSYAITSLVLSMGVSIHHIMATGAVLVMLYSAFILIRFKEIRLLD; encoded by the coding sequence ATGACGTATGAAGCAAGTGCGGTTGTTCAAAGCAAACAAAGTAAATCATCTATTTTTGGAAATAAAAATTTCTTATTATTGTGGATTGCTGCATTACTATCAAGCTTTGCCATTTCTTTCTTCTTATTTTCGCAAAGTTGGTATGTTGTGAAGGTTTTAAATCTTGAGGCCTCTTTAGGATTTATTTATATTGCTTCAAGTATTCCGAGGCTTTTGTTTATGGTGATAAGTGGCACAGTCGCTGATCGCTATAGCAAAACGAAAATTATGTTCATTTCCGACTTTAGTAGAAGTTTGCTACTAGGTGGACTAGTCATTTGGTTTCTTTTAGGAAGCGTAAATTTGTGGACCTTCGTTATTTTCGCCTTTTTCTTCGGTATTTTAGACGCCTTCTTTTGGGCAGCTGAAAGTGCGGTTCTTCCATCAATTATTAGAAAAGAAAACTTAACTAGAGGAAATTCTATTATTCAAATGACTAACCAAACCTCTTTCATTCTTGCGCCGATGTTAGCGGGTGTCATAATTGCTTTTGGGAATTTTGAAATCGTTTTTGGTACAACAGCGGTTATGCTATTTTTAGCCTCTATATTGATTTCTTTTATGAAAGTAGCTAAACCTGAAGGTGTTGAGAACACAAAAGAACAAGCCTTTTGGGACACTTTTAAAGAGGGAGTACAGTATGTGAAAAACTCACGTCTATTGACCCTCATCATTTTAGCATCGGTGCTTATGAATCTTTTTATGGTCGGACCAATGACGATGGGTCTTCCTTTATTTGTTAAAAACATCCTCCAGGGTGATGCGTTACAGTTTAGCTACTTAGAGGCTGGCATGGCAGTGGGAATGTTGATTGGATCGATTTTAGTTGCGGTGCTAAATTTACAAAAAAAGCGTGGGCTCTTAGGCATATCTTTAATTGTTGTCGCTGGATTCTTCTTTATACTTCTCAGTTTTTCAACAAGTATTTGGATGAGCATCGTGGCTTTAGCTGGATTTGGAGCTTGCTTAGCAGCTTCAAACATCCCACTCATTTCAGCGATTCAAAGTATTATCGAGGAAAAAGTACTAGGACGTGTTATGGGGCTGCTATCACTCGCTTCGATGGGCTTGATTCCCGTCAGCTATGCGATTACCTCCCTAGTTCTTTCCATGGGTGTATCGATTCATCATATTATGGCAACAGGAGCAGTACTGGTGATGTTATATTCTGCCTTCATTCTTATTCGATTTAAGGAAATTCGCTTGTTAGATTAG
- a CDS encoding YwbE family protein: MNGQERKNISPGQKVKIVLKQDQRTGTLTEGVVKDLLTKSSNHPHGIKVRLQDGQVGRVKEIIR, translated from the coding sequence TTGAATGGACAAGAACGAAAGAATATTTCTCCAGGTCAAAAAGTCAAAATCGTCCTTAAACAAGATCAACGAACAGGAACATTAACCGAAGGGGTTGTAAAGGACTTACTTACAAAATCAAGTAATCACCCTCATGGAATTAAAGTACGTCTTCAAGACGGACAAGTTGGTCGAGTGAAAGAGATAATAAGGTAA
- a CDS encoding SulP family inorganic anion transporter: MENYTYKQSWFGNVRGDILSGLVVALALIPEAIAFSIIAGVDPMVGLYASFTIAVTIAFVGGRPGMISAATGAMALVFIDLVADYGLQYLLAATILTGILQIIFGLLRLAKYMKFIPRSVMVGFVNALAILIFTSQLQHFVDEVWVMYALVGLTLAIIYLLPYLTKAVPSTLIAIVVVTALAIFMQYGVRTVGDMGTISQTLPQFLLPDIPVTLDTLIIILPYSLALAVVGLLESLLTASIVDDITDSASDKNRESRGQGIANVITGFFGGMAGCAMIGQSVINTKSGGRGRLSALVAGVFLMFLIVVLGDIVVRIPMAALAGVMIMVSISTFDWNSLKTLHLVPRSDGLVMVVTVVTVIFTHNLAFGVFTGVLLSAIFFVAKISQIRVERTFDGKKRIYIVHGELFFASVTDLLLQFDFKEKVDRVEINLSRSHIWDDSAVAAVDRIVSKFEESGAKVKVTGLNEDSSELVGKLANKLGAH, from the coding sequence ATGGAAAACTACACGTACAAACAATCGTGGTTCGGTAATGTGAGAGGTGATATACTCTCGGGGCTTGTCGTGGCGTTGGCGTTAATTCCTGAAGCGATTGCTTTCTCCATTATTGCAGGGGTAGATCCTATGGTAGGGCTATATGCTTCCTTTACAATCGCCGTAACGATTGCTTTTGTTGGTGGTCGTCCAGGGATGATTTCAGCAGCTACTGGCGCGATGGCACTTGTGTTTATTGATCTAGTAGCCGATTATGGTTTGCAATATTTATTAGCAGCGACTATCCTGACAGGAATTCTTCAAATTATTTTCGGTCTATTAAGATTAGCAAAGTATATGAAGTTTATTCCTCGATCGGTAATGGTTGGATTTGTGAATGCTCTAGCCATTTTAATTTTCACTTCTCAGCTTCAACACTTTGTGGATGAAGTGTGGGTTATGTATGCCTTGGTTGGGTTAACCCTAGCCATTATTTATTTGCTCCCTTACCTGACAAAAGCTGTCCCTTCGACCCTAATCGCCATTGTGGTCGTAACCGCTTTAGCCATTTTTATGCAATACGGGGTGAGGACGGTAGGGGATATGGGGACTATTTCACAAACCTTACCACAGTTTTTACTTCCGGATATTCCCGTAACCTTGGATACCTTGATCATTATTCTTCCTTATTCCCTTGCTTTAGCGGTCGTTGGCTTACTAGAGTCGCTGTTAACCGCTTCTATTGTTGATGATATTACTGATAGCGCGAGTGATAAGAATAGAGAGAGTCGGGGTCAAGGAATCGCGAATGTGATTACTGGATTTTTTGGTGGCATGGCTGGTTGTGCGATGATTGGTCAGTCGGTCATCAATACAAAATCAGGCGGAAGGGGGCGACTTTCAGCTTTAGTTGCGGGTGTATTCTTAATGTTTCTGATTGTGGTGCTTGGTGATATTGTAGTACGCATTCCCATGGCCGCTCTTGCCGGCGTTATGATTATGGTATCCATCAGTACATTCGATTGGAACTCCTTAAAAACACTTCATCTTGTCCCAAGGAGCGATGGCTTGGTTATGGTTGTCACGGTAGTGACGGTAATATTTACTCATAATCTAGCCTTTGGCGTGTTTACAGGAGTGTTGTTAAGTGCGATCTTCTTTGTCGCTAAAATTTCACAAATTCGTGTGGAAAGGACTTTTGACGGAAAAAAAAGAATATATATAGTACACGGTGAATTGTTTTTCGCATCTGTAACAGATTTACTGCTACAATTTGATTTTAAAGAAAAGGTTGATAGGGTGGAAATCAACCTAAGTCGATCACATATATGGGATGATTCGGCCGTTGCTGCAGTGGATCGAATTGTGTCAAAGTTTGAAGAAAGCGGCGCTAAAGTGAAAGTGACCGGTTTAAATGAAGACAGCAGTGAATTGGTTGGTAAACTTGCGAATAAATTAGGTGCTCATTAA
- a CDS encoding universal stress protein: MYKKIVLATDGSEHSKRAAQNAIHIAKCSSKSFIEVVYVIDPSRSKSDVLHNWNSVDVNELRKDRMKEVESEAKRAGVDYEIKVLHGDPGPTIVDYVNKNKADIVIIGSRGLNALQEFVLGSVSHKVAKRSNCPVLIVK, encoded by the coding sequence ATGTATAAGAAAATTGTATTAGCGACAGATGGATCAGAGCATTCAAAACGCGCGGCTCAAAATGCCATACATATTGCTAAATGTAGCTCAAAATCATTCATCGAAGTGGTGTATGTAATCGATCCAAGCCGCTCAAAATCAGATGTTCTTCACAATTGGAATTCCGTGGATGTCAATGAATTGCGAAAGGATCGAATGAAAGAGGTGGAGAGTGAAGCGAAGCGGGCCGGGGTAGATTATGAAATTAAAGTATTACATGGTGACCCAGGACCGACGATAGTGGACTATGTAAACAAAAATAAAGCAGATATTGTTATTATTGGTAGCAGGGGTCTCAATGCTCTTCAAGAATTTGTGCTTGGAAGTGTCAGTCATAAAGTGGCGAAACGTTCCAATTGTCCCGTACTGATCGTGAAGTAA
- a CDS encoding GNAT family N-acetyltransferase, whose protein sequence is MEQEVKIIEYNSEYQKQVIELILRIQQKEFQIEISLNNQKDLIGIEDFYQQYNGNFWVAIFNERVVGTIALLDIGNPGVALRKMFVAKEHRGSRGVAQQLLKCAISFAKHRKVREIYLGTTPQFLAAHRFYEKNNFQLIEKAELPDTFPIMTVDKRLYRLII, encoded by the coding sequence ATGGAACAAGAAGTTAAGATAATCGAGTATAATAGCGAATACCAAAAGCAAGTTATCGAGTTAATTCTAAGGATACAGCAAAAAGAATTCCAAATAGAAATTTCTCTAAATAATCAAAAGGATTTAATAGGAATTGAAGACTTTTATCAGCAATACAACGGGAATTTTTGGGTGGCTATTTTTAACGAGAGAGTTGTTGGCACAATCGCTCTATTAGATATTGGAAATCCAGGTGTAGCACTTAGGAAAATGTTTGTAGCAAAAGAACATCGTGGCTCAAGAGGTGTCGCACAACAGTTATTAAAATGTGCGATTAGTTTTGCAAAACATAGAAAAGTTCGTGAAATATATCTTGGAACAACACCTCAGTTTTTGGCTGCTCATCGTTTTTACGAAAAAAATAATTTTCAACTCATAGAGAAAGCTGAACTTCCTGATACGTTTCCTATTATGACTGTTGATAAGCGATTATACCGGCTTATCATCTAA